From Prosthecobacter dejongeii, the proteins below share one genomic window:
- a CDS encoding competence/damage-inducible protein A — translation MRLELVNTGTELCLGDTINTNAAWIGQRMAALGIEVARQTIVPDGGAVREAIEEAASRADVVLVSGGLGPTNDDVTRESTAELLGLPLVQDAGVTAQLNAYFAKRNKVPAVSNLRQAMVPVGATVLENAFGTAPGLYFPAELGAAKGWNSHIFLLPGPPREIKPMVENCVEPRLRALLPDGANRRVIYLKLTGIGESEIVEKVEKDLEAIAGLELGYCIGKGDVDVRLAGLAGPVDAGAEIVRDRLGEFILSEDRRVLEEVIIQLLAERGEWVATAESCTGGYLSSRLTDVSGSSKVYGHGFVTYANEAKEKHLGVAADLLQLHGAVSEPVAQAMAEGCLRTSGADYALSITGIAGPTGGTEEKPAGTVYVGLASKGHETVVRKFFYPISRDRFKLLTTQAALDLLRRQIQGLPLG, via the coding sequence ATGCGCCTAGAACTCGTCAATACCGGTACCGAACTCTGCCTCGGTGACACCATCAATACCAATGCGGCTTGGATAGGCCAACGAATGGCGGCTTTGGGTATCGAAGTCGCTCGTCAGACCATTGTTCCTGACGGTGGGGCTGTTCGAGAGGCGATCGAAGAGGCGGCTTCGAGGGCCGATGTCGTTTTAGTCTCGGGCGGATTAGGACCGACGAATGATGATGTAACGCGGGAATCTACGGCTGAGCTTCTCGGCCTGCCTTTGGTGCAAGATGCTGGAGTGACGGCCCAGCTTAACGCCTATTTTGCTAAACGGAACAAAGTGCCGGCTGTCTCGAATCTCCGCCAGGCGATGGTGCCGGTGGGGGCAACCGTGCTCGAAAACGCTTTTGGAACAGCTCCTGGTCTCTATTTCCCCGCAGAACTCGGGGCTGCTAAAGGCTGGAATAGCCACATTTTCCTGCTGCCTGGGCCACCGCGCGAAATCAAACCCATGGTGGAGAACTGTGTGGAGCCGCGCCTACGAGCACTTTTACCCGATGGTGCCAATCGTCGCGTAATTTATCTCAAACTGACTGGTATTGGCGAGTCAGAGATCGTCGAGAAAGTCGAAAAAGACCTGGAGGCCATCGCTGGACTGGAACTGGGCTACTGCATCGGCAAAGGGGATGTGGATGTGCGTCTCGCAGGTCTTGCCGGACCCGTGGATGCGGGGGCTGAAATCGTTCGGGATCGTCTAGGCGAATTCATTTTGTCCGAAGATCGGCGTGTTTTGGAGGAGGTGATCATCCAACTTTTGGCTGAACGGGGTGAGTGGGTCGCTACCGCAGAGTCCTGCACGGGAGGGTATCTTTCCAGTCGCCTCACGGATGTGAGTGGATCCTCCAAGGTCTATGGGCATGGTTTTGTGACTTACGCGAATGAAGCCAAGGAAAAACACCTCGGCGTAGCGGCCGATCTCCTGCAACTCCACGGGGCCGTGAGTGAGCCTGTGGCGCAAGCCATGGCTGAGGGCTGTCTGCGCACATCCGGTGCGGATTATGCACTGTCCATCACAGGCATCGCAGGCCCCACGGGCGGAACTGAGGAAAAGCCAGCGGGCACCGTGTATGTCGGGCTGGCTTCCAAAGGACACGAGACGGTGGTGCGGAAGTTCTTTTACCCCATCTCTCGTGATCGGTTCAAGCTGCTGACTACGCAGGCTGCGTTGGATCTCCTGCGGCGGCAGATTCAGGGATTGCCGTTAGGATGA
- the sugE gene encoding quaternary ammonium compound efflux SMR transporter SugE, with product MAWIYLLLAGLTEIAWAIGLKHTQGWTRLWPSVFTASLMVISFSLLSQALKTLPIGTGYAVWTGIGAVGTAIIGIVFFDEPRTVVRLICIACILVGIIGLKISSPTS from the coding sequence ATGGCTTGGATCTATCTTTTGTTGGCGGGACTCACGGAAATCGCTTGGGCAATTGGCTTGAAACACACCCAAGGGTGGACACGGCTATGGCCCAGTGTCTTCACAGCCAGTCTCATGGTCATCAGCTTTAGCCTGCTTTCTCAGGCCCTGAAGACGCTGCCCATCGGCACAGGTTATGCCGTATGGACGGGTATCGGTGCGGTGGGCACGGCCATCATCGGCATCGTCTTTTTTGATGAGCCGCGCACCGTCGTACGGTTGATCTGCATTGCCTGCATCCTGGTCGGCATCATCGGTCTCAAGATTAGCTCGCCCACCTCATGA